In a single window of the Diachasmimorpha longicaudata isolate KC_UGA_2023 chromosome 16, iyDiaLong2, whole genome shotgun sequence genome:
- the LOC135169874 gene encoding uncharacterized protein LOC135169874: MELYGRNILLAISIQHSVITHQSFDNVSKIFDTCDCSTVPCALWRNELIQLKMRGLTSLLWGFVALYVVNGVQSELTPEPTSTTDTTETVTAYEYENGPENYTGPPEDYTGSPEDYTDPPPFEWPNFENQTANASSAMYLDTAENNMELWLTDTRLFKKTTPIYSIVSGASNSSPIITKYSTVWDTVKGSKNLEKGVVRLSNRRSNDSQGVDASPDEETNAKITANNTFSQLSPPAIEDPEEQWIYYLWDRERRRQCSEHHRDCVDHCGDLSVITENESPECATCRQMAQDIFPECPLRSKTMYPRILIVVDYSYYEKFNKSDSDIVTYLLGFWNGVDLRFRFFENPKVRLNIVGVVLAKDADALRYMKSETDESVDIEMSVNEAGLYWYEQTSDIPYDSYDLAVTMTLHSLCDYGWSEVVNRTMCRVFSQGISLTFGVCATTSAYLPKVATVADNAGFQGIRTAAHELGHAFGMQHDGNVENERCSARDGYVMAPNKHMSAHDKLWSNCSLENFQIFLDSHPFCFSETMDKKDVLPVYLPGKMMDTQEQCDAQNGLQGCSIDPSSCQHLNCKHPLFPRCLPSFYAAADGSACDTGKICLNGQCAADPTVAALTGGQ; the protein is encoded by the exons ATGGAATTATATGGCCGAAACATACTATTGGCCATCAGTATCCAACATTCAGTTATAACTCATCAAAGTTTCGATAAcgtatcaaaaatatttgacacATGCGATTGTTCGACTGTTCCCTGCGCCCTTTGGAGGAACGAACTGATTCAACTCAAGATGCGGG GTCTTACATCATTACTTTGGGGTTTTGTTGCTCTTTATGTGGTGAATGGGGTCCAATCAGAATTA ACACCTGAGCCTACATCGACCACTGACACAACGGAGACCGTTACAGCATATGAATACG AAAATGGACCAGAGAATTATACTGGTCCCCCAGAGGATTATACTGGTTCCCCAGAGGATTATACTGATCCCCCACCATTCGAATGGCCAAATTTCGAGAACCAAACAGCGAACGCTAGCAGCGCAATGTACCTGGATACCGCGGAAAATAACATGGAACTGTGGCTGACAGACACCCGTCTCTTCAAAAAAACCACTCCAATCTACTCAATAGTGTCGGGAGCCTCCAATTCCAGCCCAATTATAACAAAATATTCCACA GTGTGGGACACAGTCAAAGGATCCAAAAACTTGGAAAAGGGAGTGGTGCGATTGTCTAACCGAAGAAGTAATGACAGCCAGGGAGTG GATGCATCACCAGACGAAGAGACTAATGCAAAAATCACTGCGAATAACACCTTTTCTCAATTAT CTCCCCCGGCTATCGAGGATCCTGAAGAGCAATGGATATATTACTTGTGGGACCGCGAAAGACGTCGTCAATGCTCTGAACATCATAGGGACTGCGTCGATCACTGCGGTGATCTCTCAGTGATCACTGAGAATGAAAGCCCAGAGTGTGCTACCTGTCGACAAATGGCTCAGGATATCTTTCCCGAATGTCCCTTAAGGTCTAAGACTATGTATCCTCGAATATTGATCGTCGTGGATTATAGTTactacgaaaaattcaataaaagtgATAGTGATATAGTCACTTACCTGTTGGGATTTTGGAACGGCGTCGATTTAAGATTCAGATTCTTCGAGAATCCCAAGGTCAGACTGAACATCGTTGGGGTTGTGTTGGCCAAG GATGCTGACGCACTGCGCTACATGAAAAGTGAAACTGACGAGTCAGTGGATATTGAGATGTCGGTGAATGAAGCTGGACTTTATTGGTATGAGCAGACTTCTGATATTCCATATGATAGCTATGATCTGGCTGTGACAATGACATT aCACAGCCTATGTGACTATGGGTGGAGTGAGGTTGTGAACAGAACAATGTGTAGAGTTTTCTCTCAGG GAATCTCATTGACGTTTGGGGTATGTGCGACTACAAGTGCTTATCTTCCGAAAGTAGCTACGGTTGCCGACAATGCCGGGTTCCAAGGAATCAGAACAGCTGCACATGAACTCGGTCACGC ATTTGGTATGCAACATGATGGCAATGTCGAAAACGAAAGATGTTCCGCCCGTGATGGATACGTAATGGCGCCTAATAAACATATGTCCGCACACGATAAACTGTGGTCCAATTgtagtttggaaaatttccaaatttttctcgA TTCGCATCCCTTCTGCTTCAGCGAGACGATGGACAAAAAAGACGTTTTGCCGGTATATCTTCCTGGAAAGATGATGGATACTCAGGAGCAATGCGACGCACAAAATGGTCTTCAGGGCTGTAGCATTGACCCTTCAAGCTGCCAACATTTAAACTGTAAACATCCTCTTTTTCCTCGTTGCCTCCCATCATTTTATGCGGCTGCTGATGGATCCGCATGTGACACAGGAAAAATTTGCTTGAATGGTCAATGTGCCGCCGATCCGACAGTGGCAGCATTGACCGGAGGTCAATGA
- the LOC135170043 gene encoding uncharacterized protein LOC135170043, with product MESVNLINCIQCIGTLIRYFIRIFSKLFLYIFVGAISQMASLLVLARIWVPVLLVGFISIGIIHSQFAVFCERPSNINQTLYKILEIHLLNLIHPPVMTNGSDTLNDNSIFRDEGRNERALLRIVMDGSFPDEGSPNAFAIPSGNPSIERLTSYSMTRHITNNDNADEIEQIVSLIEPDASLDSNHQPEVMNINRQNSEDIEALLSSFTSSQNSYDSP from the exons ATGGAGAGTGTAAACTTGATCAATTGTATTCAGTGCATTGGAACTTTAATCCGGTACTTTATTCGAATATTCTCGAAATTATTTCTCTACATATTTGTGGGAGCCATTTCGCAAATGGCTAGCCTTCTAGTACTTGCCAGG ATTTGGGTTCCTGTTCTATTGGTTGGTTTCATATCCATTGGTATCATTCACTCCCAATTCGCAGTGTTCTGTGAACGACCCAGCAACATTAACCAAACTCTTtacaaaatattagaaattcatttattgaaCTTGATACATCCGCCGGTGATGACAAATGGATCTGATACATTGaatgataattcaatatttcgtGATGAAGGGAGGAACGAAAGAGCTCTGCTCCGAATCGTGATGGATGGCAGTTTCCCAGATGAAG GTTCTCCGAATGCATTTGCAATACCATCAGGAAATCCCAGTATTGAGAGACTAACTTCATACTCAATGACGAGACACATTACGAACAATGATAACGCTGATGAAATTGAACAAATAGTATCTTTGATTGAGCCTGATGCCTCCTTAGATAGTAATCACCAGCCGGAAGTGATGAATATAAATCGTCAGAATTCTGAAGACATTGAAGCTCTGCTGTCTTCATTTACAAGCTCTCAAAATAGCTACGATTCTCCCTAA